The following coding sequences lie in one Rutidosis leptorrhynchoides isolate AG116_Rl617_1_P2 chromosome 6, CSIRO_AGI_Rlap_v1, whole genome shotgun sequence genomic window:
- the LOC139854649 gene encoding phytoene synthase 2, chloroplastic-like, translating into MSSAVSILGKPSISKISNARKKDQDFTITARVVVAPKTPYTPELSIKGVPHTDLHIREIVQRQLQIRRSDHTVYNKPEFHSEFLDEAYDRCKDICAEYAKTFYLGTRLMTEERQKAIWAIYVWCRRTDELVDGPNAIHMSDAVLDRWEERLHDLFYGRPYDMLDAALTHTVHKFPLDIKPFRDMIEGMRMDIKKDRYENFQELYQYCYYVAGTVGLMSVPVMGISPESSCYASSIYNSALNLGIGNQLTNILRDVGEDALRGRIYLPQDELAQFGLCDNDVYSRKVTDNWREFMKSQIKRARFYFNQAEEGASKLDKDSRWPVWSSLLLYRTILDAIEENDYDNKTKRAYVGRTKKLLMLPLSYTRSVSTTFALH; encoded by the exons ATGTCATCTGCAGTTTCTATTTTGGGTAAGCCTAGTATATCAAAGATCAGTAATGCTAGAAAAAAGGATCAAGATTTTACAATAACAGCTAGAGTAGTTGTAGCACCAAAGACACCATATACCCCCGAATTATCGATAAAAGGTGTTCCTCATACTGATCTACACATTCGAGAAATTGTTCAACGTCAACTGCAAATACGACGTAGTGATCATACTGTTTACAATAAACCCGAGTTCCATTCTGAGTTTCTTGATGAGGCGTATGATCGGTGTAAAGATATTTGTGCTGAATATGCCAAGACTTTCTATCTAG GAACAAGGCTAATGACTGAAGAAAGACAAAAAGCAATATGGGCAATATATG TTTGGTGCAGGAGAACAGATGAACTTGTTGATGGCCCAAACGCGATCCACATGAGTGATGCGGTTCTTGACAGATGGGAAGAGCGACTGCACGATCTTTTTTATGGACGGCCTTATGACATGCTCGATGCTGCCCTCACGCACACCGTTCATAAGTTTCCACTAGACATTAAG CCTTTTAGGGATATGATTGAAGGCATGAGAATGGATATTAAAAAAGATCGATACGAAAATTTTCAAGAGCTTTACCAATATTGTTACTATGTTGCTGGTACTGTTGGTCTAATGAGTGTTCCAGTTATGGGTATATCTCCTGAATCATCATGTTATGCATCAAGCATCTATAATTCCGCTCTTAATCTTGGCATCGGCAATCAACTCACGAATATCCTTAGAGATGTAGGAGAAGA TGCATTAAGAGGTCGAATTTATCTTCCTCAAGATGAGCTAGCACAATTTGGGCTATGTGATAACGATGTTTATTCAAGAAAAGTGACCGATAATTGGAGAGAATTCATGAAAAGTCAGATCAAACGGGCTAGATTTTACTTCAACCAAGCCGAAGAAGGAGCTTCTAAGCTTGATAAAGATAGTCGTTGGCCG GTTTGGTCATCGTTGTTGTTGTACCGTACCATCTTGGATGCTATTGAGGAGAACGATTATGATAACAAGACGAAGAGAGCGTACGTTGGTAGGACTAAGAAACTTCTTATGTTACCTTTGTCGTATACTCGATCTGTATCGACCACCTTTGCACTCCATTAA